GAGTCCATGGTCGACGGTCGAGAGGAATATCACCTGGAAGCACTCTTCTACTCGCCATTGACCACCGTTGCGCCTGTGCTCTATCGGCACGAAACCCTGCAGGATCTGGAGAAGAGGGAAGTTCGCAGCTGCGTCGAAGACTTCTCCGAGAGAATGCAGGAAGTGCGCACCCATCTGATTCGGGCTGCGAAGTTGCGCCACAAGTACGAGACGGAGCGTTGGTTCTTGGACGCGGCCGAGGCGTATGTGACCGCCGTGAACACCTTGAAAGAGGAGCTGATGCTCTGCGAGCTCGACTCGCGCGCCTTGGCGGGGCTTCGCGAGTATCTGGAGACCTACGCCCATTCGTCCGACTTCTCGACGTTCGCAGTCGAGACGCAGAAGATGAGAGACAATCTCGCTTCGGTCGCGTACCGCGTCCATATCAGGGGGAGTCGCGTCGAAGTCGGCGCCTACGACGGCGAGCCGGACTACACACCCGAGGTTGAGCGGACGTTCGCGAAGTTCCGGCAGGGCGATGTTGACGACTACACGGTCAAATACGTGGACAGGGTCGGGATGAACCATATCGAAGCGCGGATCCTCAACCTGGTCGTCCGGCTGAATCCTGCCGTCTTCTCGGCTCTCGACGACTACTGCGTTCGCCACGAGACGTTCCTGGACGACACCATCGTTCGATTCGAGCGAGAGGTTCAGTTCTACCTGGCGTACCTGGAGTTCATTGGGCGCTTCAAGGCGGCGGGACTGTCCTTCTGCTACCCGCAGGTGTCTTCGGGATCAAAAGATATCTATGCCCGTGAGGCCTTCGACGTGGCGCTGGCGAACACGCTCGTGTCTGGCAAGCAGATCGTGTGCAACGACTTTCACCTCGAGGGCGCCGAGCGCATCTTGGTCGTGACCGGGGCCAACCAGGGCGGCAAGACGACGTTTGCCCGAATGTTTGGCCAGTTGCACTACCTGGCGAGTCTGGGCTACCCCGTGCCGGGCAGTGAAGCGCGTCTGTTCTTGCCGGACCA
This DNA window, taken from Gammaproteobacteria bacterium, encodes the following:
- a CDS encoding DNA mismatch repair protein MutS — encoded protein: MVDGREEYHLEALFYSPLTTVAPVLYRHETLQDLEKREVRSCVEDFSERMQEVRTHLIRAAKLRHKYETERWFLDAAEAYVTAVNTLKEELMLCELDSRALAGLREYLETYAHSSDFSTFAVETQKMRDNLASVAYRVHIRGSRVEVGAYDGEPDYTPEVERTFAKFRQGDVDDYTVKYVDRVGMNHIEARILNLVVRLNPAVFSALDDYCVRHETFLDDTIVRFEREVQFYLAYLEFIGRFKAAGLSFCYPQVSSGSKDIYAREAFDVALANTLVSGKQIVCNDFHLEGAERILVVTGANQGGKTTFARMFGQLHYLASLGYPVPGSEARLFLPDQILTHFEREEDVETLQGKLESDLVRIRDILQRATSSSVVILNELFSSTTVKDALVLVAAVMSQIRELDLLGVCVTFLDEIASLGESTVSMVGMVDSEDPSVRTYKVVRRPADGRAYAMALAAKYGLTYPQLRERVTS